One region of Dokdonia sp. 4H-3-7-5 genomic DNA includes:
- a CDS encoding response regulator, translating to MFQKVIIADDLGSINEGVQHILTTYQIPYIKQVQYCDEAYKLIKKAEMDGKSYDLIISDLSFVADHRKQQFPSGDDLAAALKKEHPELKIIIYTVEDRFQRVRQLYNDTGVDAFVCKGREGISDLKEAITTVFNGERYISPRVAMAMSDNADLQIDEYDITLMRLLSYGYSHDEISKELVALNESPSSLSAIEKKMSKLKIQFRANNAVHLVALVKDLGII from the coding sequence ATGTTTCAAAAAGTAATTATAGCAGACGATTTAGGAAGTATCAATGAAGGTGTACAACACATTCTCACTACCTATCAAATACCTTACATAAAACAAGTTCAATATTGTGATGAGGCATATAAACTCATTAAAAAAGCAGAAATGGACGGTAAATCCTATGACCTCATAATTTCTGATCTTTCATTTGTAGCAGACCACCGTAAGCAACAATTTCCATCTGGAGATGATCTTGCAGCTGCTTTAAAGAAAGAACATCCTGAGCTCAAGATTATCATTTACACTGTAGAAGATCGCTTCCAGCGTGTGAGACAGCTGTATAATGATACGGGTGTAGATGCCTTTGTATGCAAAGGACGAGAAGGGATCTCCGATCTTAAAGAGGCAATCACAACCGTTTTTAATGGAGAGCGTTATATCTCTCCACGTGTTGCTATGGCGATGTCTGACAATGCAGATTTACAAATAGACGAGTACGATATCACCCTCATGCGATTACTCTCTTACGGTTATTCTCATGATGAAATAAGTAAAGAACTCGTGGCTCTTAACGAGTCTCCATCGAGTCTAAGTGCAATTGAGAAAAAAATGAGCAAACTTAAAATTCAGTTTAGGGCAAATAATGCTGTTCATCTAGTTGCATTAGTAAAGGATTTAGGTATTATTTAA
- a CDS encoding signal transduction histidine kinase, translating into MQKSTITTLLVFLVLTLCSIWTTPLSGQTPIDSTQHYYRVIGYPQNTEDVTAGINYFKRQLENHKNDKARNNYYSELISLGYFNNGDIFESEKATINLLKDIPVTDTQTIVRLRNRLGRLHRSLNNLPLALENYQQALAMATKKEDSITISNNIATIYMERSSYEKAAQVLSPFMKDTDRIEDNNILTTIYDNYGYSITQIGDFKGEALMLEALAINEKSRNITGSFSTNRHLAYYYHQQGKEALARKHARLAKDIAYKLNNPRYKLEALGLAIDIGTTANADVFKKLSDSLYKVQTLQENKYAAQKYEYATFQTQAKESELIAQQEKVNKTRYQFLALFIMVITVGIIIFLSLRNKRKRLEQVYMTETKISKRLHDEVANDVYKLISQVQTNTYNESHLLDNLEHIYSRTRDISRENSFIETEESFHITLRDLLSSYKTPSLNIITKGIDKVDWNQIPKVHKTTIYRILQELITNTNKHSKASIAFVEISKEGKKLHILYKDNGIGGAINSKNGLLNAESRIEALKGTITFESKSNQGFKAQINI; encoded by the coding sequence ATGCAGAAATCTACTATTACAACCCTACTTGTATTTCTAGTGCTCACGCTTTGTAGTATTTGGACAACACCACTTTCTGGACAGACACCCATAGATAGCACTCAGCATTACTATAGAGTTATTGGCTACCCACAAAACACGGAGGATGTAACAGCAGGTATTAATTACTTCAAGCGCCAACTTGAAAATCATAAAAACGATAAAGCCCGCAATAACTATTACTCTGAGCTTATATCCTTAGGATATTTTAATAATGGTGACATTTTTGAGAGCGAAAAAGCCACCATCAACCTTTTAAAAGATATTCCTGTAACAGATACACAAACCATCGTTCGTCTCAGAAATAGACTGGGTAGGTTGCACAGAAGTCTTAACAATCTGCCACTAGCTCTAGAAAACTACCAGCAAGCACTGGCGATGGCTACAAAAAAGGAAGATAGTATTACCATTTCAAATAACATCGCCACCATTTATATGGAGCGCTCATCTTATGAGAAAGCGGCTCAAGTCTTAAGTCCCTTTATGAAGGATACAGACCGCATAGAAGATAACAACATACTGACCACTATATATGACAACTATGGGTATAGTATTACTCAAATAGGTGATTTCAAGGGTGAGGCATTGATGCTAGAAGCGCTAGCTATTAATGAAAAAAGCAGAAATATAACGGGAAGTTTTTCGACAAATAGACATCTAGCATACTACTACCATCAGCAAGGCAAAGAAGCACTAGCAAGAAAACATGCTCGTCTAGCAAAAGATATTGCTTATAAACTCAATAATCCTAGATATAAACTAGAAGCCCTCGGACTGGCAATTGATATAGGCACAACAGCAAATGCCGATGTTTTTAAGAAACTATCAGACAGTTTATACAAAGTGCAAACTCTTCAAGAAAATAAATATGCAGCTCAAAAGTATGAATACGCCACGTTCCAAACGCAAGCAAAGGAAAGCGAGCTCATAGCACAGCAGGAGAAGGTTAATAAAACACGCTACCAGTTCTTAGCTTTATTTATTATGGTAATCACGGTAGGTATTATTATCTTCCTTTCATTACGCAATAAAAGAAAGCGCCTTGAACAAGTATATATGACAGAAACAAAAATCTCAAAGAGATTACATGACGAAGTTGCAAATGATGTTTACAAACTAATCTCACAAGTGCAAACTAATACATACAATGAAAGTCACTTACTAGATAATCTAGAGCATATTTATAGTAGAACTCGAGATATATCTAGAGAAAATAGTTTTATTGAGACAGAAGAATCTTTCCACATAACCTTACGTGATTTGTTATCAAGTTATAAAACTCCATCTCTCAACATTATCACAAAAGGTATCGACAAGGTAGATTGGAATCAAATTCCAAAAGTACACAAGACTACTATTTATAGGATTTTACAAGAGTTAATTACAAATACTAATAAACATAGTAAAGCATCTATAGCCTTTGTTGAGATTTCAAAAGAGGGTAAGAAACTGCATATTCTGTATAAGGATAATGGTATAGGCGGTGCTATAAATTCTAAAAATGGTTTGCTTAATGCGGAATCCCGTATAGAAGCTTTAAAAGGAACAATTACTTTTGAAAGTAAGTCTAACCAAGGTTTTAAAGCACAGATCAACATATAA
- a CDS encoding D-arabinono-1,4-lactone oxidase gives MKKENTWISWNENVKHSFTNSYDVTTEEEFADAIKNAENVRFYGSKQSSSDIAAGTDTLINIKNYNQIIGIDKASKKITVQSGIELKDLLEKIESLDWCIPCLPDINTITLGGALATGTHGTNGGLISSYMTSCRLIQADGTIQVINEDDMLMDAVRVSLGVLGAFSTITLQCEESYTLHLIEEPESDATWTKNLSSYLSNHDFLRILWLPHTGMGYVIKGKKIPKDQHVEEDLGPAYLKNRRKASKFLYQLTKTAPWTIYFANKILYKRFFKSRKEHKGNLYQATVTKSRGSTLELAEWTVDFEKFPSLLKELSETINSFKNKSFIHIPMDVRFVDSDDSWLSNAYKRKTVTMGCVSRDASSADSYEAFKTVEDIFLKYGGRPHWGKRFAAKDPELTKLYPKWNDFKDLRKSMDPTNKFLNKYLASIFSEKL, from the coding sequence TTGAAGAAAGAGAATACTTGGATTAGCTGGAATGAAAATGTAAAACATTCATTTACTAATAGCTATGACGTTACTACAGAAGAAGAATTTGCGGATGCCATCAAGAACGCTGAGAATGTTAGATTTTACGGTTCTAAACAATCGTCGTCAGATATTGCTGCTGGGACTGACACACTTATAAATATCAAAAATTATAATCAGATAATTGGTATTGATAAAGCATCTAAAAAAATAACTGTCCAATCTGGAATTGAACTTAAAGACCTTCTAGAAAAAATAGAGAGTTTAGATTGGTGTATTCCTTGTCTGCCAGACATCAACACTATTACGTTAGGTGGAGCCTTAGCAACTGGTACACATGGGACTAATGGAGGACTTATCTCGTCATATATGACAAGTTGTAGACTCATCCAAGCAGATGGTACAATCCAAGTGATTAATGAAGATGATATGCTCATGGATGCCGTGAGAGTATCTCTGGGAGTTCTAGGTGCTTTCTCTACCATTACACTGCAATGTGAGGAATCATACACACTACATCTGATTGAAGAACCCGAGAGTGATGCTACATGGACTAAGAATCTAAGTAGCTATTTGTCTAATCATGATTTCTTAAGAATATTATGGCTTCCTCATACAGGGATGGGTTATGTGATAAAGGGGAAGAAGATTCCGAAAGACCAACATGTCGAAGAAGATCTAGGACCTGCATATTTAAAAAATAGAAGAAAGGCCTCAAAATTTTTATATCAGCTGACTAAGACAGCTCCTTGGACCATTTACTTTGCAAATAAAATTCTCTACAAGCGATTTTTTAAAAGTAGGAAAGAACATAAAGGAAATTTATACCAGGCTACAGTTACAAAATCTAGAGGATCAACTCTTGAGCTTGCGGAGTGGACAGTTGATTTTGAAAAATTCCCATCATTACTTAAAGAACTGTCAGAAACTATAAATAGTTTTAAAAATAAATCATTCATCCACATACCTATGGATGTGCGTTTTGTAGATAGTGATGATAGCTGGTTGAGTAATGCTTACAAAAGAAAAACGGTAACGATGGGTTGCGTTTCAAGAGATGCATCTAGTGCAGATAGTTATGAAGCATTTAAAACGGTAGAAGACATTTTTCTTAAATATGGAGGAAGACCACATTGGGGAAAGCGCTTTGCCGCTAAAGATCCAGAGCTAACTAAACTCTACCCAAAGTGGAATGATTTTAAAGATTTACGTAAGTCTATGGATCCTACAAACAAGTTTTTAAACAAGTATTTAGCTTCTATTTTCTCAGAAAAATTATAA
- a CDS encoding HAD family hydrolase: MVKGVLFDFDGVIAYSKHIHFASWQFAVNEVLDATVVITSGDIKSGASPIIISEILCEKFGSHSQAEELLKVKNNYLTEHINEVEHYSGVGKLFEYLKKRNIPYGIASNASSDFVKDCIKFWKFEVLVMYGYEDYVNPKPNPEPYLKLANSLNIEPADFKDIYIFEDSELGLQAALNSGMKSVYIQSHCVVSENIISQTNYQFNSLFDAIGTIDKLIAS; the protein is encoded by the coding sequence ATGGTTAAAGGAGTATTATTTGATTTTGATGGAGTGATAGCTTATAGTAAGCACATACATTTTGCCTCTTGGCAGTTTGCTGTAAACGAGGTGCTGGATGCTACTGTAGTAATAACTTCTGGTGATATTAAATCTGGCGCATCACCAATAATCATATCAGAGATATTGTGTGAAAAATTTGGAAGTCACTCTCAAGCCGAGGAGCTACTAAAAGTTAAAAACAATTATCTAACTGAGCATATTAATGAAGTAGAACATTATAGTGGTGTAGGAAAGCTTTTTGAATATCTGAAAAAGCGCAATATACCCTATGGTATAGCCAGTAATGCAAGCAGTGATTTTGTAAAAGACTGTATAAAATTCTGGAAGTTTGAAGTACTTGTGATGTACGGCTATGAAGATTATGTAAATCCAAAACCTAATCCAGAACCTTATTTAAAGTTGGCAAATAGTTTAAATATAGAACCCGCTGACTTTAAAGATATTTACATCTTTGAGGATAGTGAGCTAGGCTTACAAGCAGCTTTAAATTCAGGTATGAAATCTGTTTACATACAATCACATTGTGTAGTTTCTGAAAATATCATTAGTCAAACTAATTATCAATTTAATTCACTGTTTGATGCGATAGGAACTATTGATAAGCTTATAGCTTCTTAG
- a CDS encoding NAD(P)-dependent oxidoreductase, whose protein sequence is MKFAIIKERKNPPDRRVVFSPEKLAEAREQFEDASFVVEASDIRVFPDMAYTINGFDVEEDVSDADVMIGVKEVPMEALVPNKKYFFFSHTIKKQPYNRDLLKAILDKNIEMYDHEVITKANGARLIGFGRYAGLVGAYNGFRLLGLRDGLFELPKVETLLDLDAVKRELDKIELPAIKICLSGSGKVARGAQEILDHLNIKEVTDHAYLNAEFSEPVYCTIDVLEYNKRIDGTEGARAEFYKDPSGYESDFMKYTKVTDYFIAGHFYGDGAPYLFTREDAKHPEFKINLVADISCDIDGPVASTIRPSTIADPFYGYNPATEQEDDYNKDGVIAMMAVDNLPCELPKDASEGFGEMFLKHVIPAFFNGDKTGLLDRARMTQDGKLTERYSYLQDYVDGKE, encoded by the coding sequence ATGAAATTTGCCATTATCAAGGAACGTAAAAATCCACCAGATAGAAGAGTTGTTTTTTCTCCAGAAAAACTGGCAGAAGCAAGAGAGCAATTTGAAGATGCAAGCTTTGTAGTCGAAGCATCTGATATAAGAGTGTTTCCAGATATGGCTTACACCATTAATGGCTTTGATGTAGAGGAAGATGTATCTGATGCAGATGTGATGATTGGGGTGAAAGAAGTGCCTATGGAGGCGCTTGTGCCTAATAAAAAATATTTCTTTTTTAGCCATACCATTAAGAAGCAACCATATAACCGTGACCTACTCAAGGCTATACTTGATAAGAATATAGAGATGTATGATCACGAAGTGATTACAAAGGCTAACGGAGCACGACTTATAGGTTTTGGTCGTTATGCAGGACTTGTTGGAGCATATAATGGTTTTAGATTATTAGGATTACGTGATGGACTTTTTGAACTTCCTAAGGTAGAAACGTTGTTAGACCTAGATGCTGTAAAGCGCGAGCTCGATAAAATTGAACTTCCTGCTATTAAGATCTGTCTTTCAGGTAGCGGAAAGGTTGCCCGTGGAGCACAAGAAATTTTAGATCATCTTAATATTAAGGAGGTGACAGATCACGCTTATTTAAATGCAGAATTTAGTGAGCCAGTATATTGTACGATTGACGTACTGGAGTATAATAAACGTATTGATGGTACAGAGGGTGCTCGAGCAGAGTTTTATAAAGATCCTTCTGGCTATGAGAGTGACTTTATGAAGTATACAAAGGTGACAGATTACTTTATAGCAGGTCATTTTTATGGAGATGGAGCTCCTTATCTATTCACTAGAGAAGATGCAAAACATCCAGAGTTTAAAATTAATCTTGTTGCAGATATATCTTGCGATATAGACGGTCCAGTGGCGAGTACCATTCGTCCTTCTACTATTGCAGACCCATTTTATGGGTACAATCCTGCTACAGAACAAGAAGATGATTATAATAAGGATGGTGTGATTGCCATGATGGCTGTAGATAATCTCCCGTGCGAATTACCTAAGGATGCTAGTGAAGGTTTTGGTGAGATGTTCTTAAAGCATGTGATTCCAGCGTTTTTTAATGGAGATAAAACAGGACTTCTTGATCGAGCGAGAATGACGCAAGATGGAAAGCTCACTGAGCGTTACAGCTACCTTCAAGACTATGTAGACGGTAAGGAGTAA
- a CDS encoding TIGR01777 family oxidoreductase, translating to MKVLITGATGLVGRALTDLCHKDGISVHYLTTSKDKIEDTPNYKGFYWNTKTDELDEACFEGVETIIHLAGASIAQRWTPENKKAIFESRATTARLLYSALSRKRSKNQPISIKHYISASAVGGYPSSFTKMYDESYPEYAKGFLGQVVEEWEKAALEFQKLDIITSRVRTGIILDKDSGALPKIMQPVKYGAGAPLGSGKQWQSWIHVDDMAGIYFHILKNKLAGIYNGVAPHPVTNKKLTEVVADTMGKPLIISRVPKFALKLMLGDMAAIVLESQKVSALKIKTDGYEFKYPKIDKAIESLLD from the coding sequence ATGAAAGTTCTTATTACAGGCGCAACGGGATTAGTAGGGCGAGCACTCACAGACTTATGTCATAAAGACGGCATAAGTGTACATTATCTAACTACCTCAAAAGATAAAATTGAGGATACACCTAATTATAAAGGTTTTTACTGGAATACAAAGACAGATGAGCTAGACGAAGCTTGCTTTGAAGGAGTAGAAACTATCATCCACCTTGCTGGAGCATCCATTGCGCAGCGCTGGACACCAGAAAATAAAAAAGCAATTTTTGAAAGTAGAGCTACAACAGCGAGATTGTTGTATAGTGCGCTTTCGCGAAAGCGGTCTAAAAACCAACCTATTTCTATAAAGCATTATATATCTGCTAGTGCAGTAGGTGGATATCCATCTTCATTTACAAAAATGTATGATGAGTCTTATCCAGAATATGCTAAAGGTTTTTTAGGACAAGTTGTCGAAGAGTGGGAAAAAGCTGCTTTGGAATTCCAAAAACTTGATATCATTACTAGCCGTGTGAGAACGGGGATTATTCTTGACAAAGACAGTGGAGCGTTACCTAAAATTATGCAACCTGTAAAATATGGAGCAGGTGCACCACTAGGATCAGGAAAACAATGGCAATCATGGATTCATGTGGATGATATGGCAGGGATTTACTTCCATATATTAAAAAATAAATTGGCTGGCATATATAATGGGGTAGCACCACACCCAGTTACAAATAAAAAGCTGACAGAAGTGGTAGCAGACACTATGGGTAAACCGCTCATAATCTCTAGAGTTCCTAAGTTTGCACTTAAACTCATGCTAGGCGACATGGCAGCAATAGTTTTAGAAAGTCAGAAAGTAAGTGCTCTTAAAATTAAGACAGATGGGTATGAATTTAAATATCCAAAAATTGACAAAGCCATTGAAAGCTTGCTAGATTAA
- a CDS encoding YceI family protein codes for MKKQILNTLAAVALIAGVVSCKGEKNETEAKDAQEVAVVEDATKFKVDAAGSTIAWVGSKPTGKHNGTINIENGVVNVAGDVITGTFLIDMTSITVTDLEAGDGKESLEGHLKGMAEGKEDHFFNVAKYPTAAFEVTGVTEKDGKKMMQGNLTMRDQKKNIEFPVSYTVEGENMTLTSEPFTIDRTDWGVNYGSQSVFDDLGDKFISDDIELTVNLKATKA; via the coding sequence ATGAAAAAACAAATTTTAAATACACTTGCTGCTGTAGCTCTTATTGCAGGAGTAGTTTCTTGTAAAGGAGAAAAGAACGAGACAGAAGCAAAAGATGCTCAAGAAGTTGCTGTAGTAGAAGATGCTACAAAATTTAAGGTAGATGCTGCAGGCTCTACAATTGCATGGGTAGGAAGTAAGCCTACAGGAAAGCATAACGGAACTATCAACATAGAAAACGGTGTTGTAAACGTTGCAGGAGATGTTATTACTGGAACATTCCTTATTGACATGACTTCTATTACTGTAACTGACCTTGAGGCTGGTGACGGAAAAGAAAGTCTTGAAGGACACTTAAAAGGAATGGCAGAAGGAAAAGAAGATCACTTCTTTAACGTTGCAAAATATCCTACTGCTGCTTTTGAAGTAACTGGTGTTACAGAAAAAGACGGTAAAAAAATGATGCAAGGTAACCTTACTATGAGAGACCAGAAGAAGAACATTGAGTTCCCAGTATCTTACACTGTAGAAGGTGAAAATATGACACTTACAAGTGAGCCATTTACTATTGATCGTACTGATTGGGGAGTAAACTACGGATCACAATCTGTATTTGACGATTTAGGAGATAAATTTATCTCTGACGATATCGAGCTTACTGTAAATCTTAAGGCTACTAAAGCTTAA
- a CDS encoding nucleotide exchange factor GrpE: protein MATEDKTPDNTVDEAAQEQFVHEAEDATVEPAEEVKDERSELEIVQDQLAEEKDKFLRLFAEFENYKRRTTKERIELYKTAGQEVIQAMLPVADDFDRALNEFKGDKDDVHVKGMTLISNKFKETLKSKGLEEMSVRAGDDFNADQHEAITQIPAPNKKLKGKIVDVIEKGYKLGDKIIRFPKVVTGQ from the coding sequence ATGGCAACAGAAGATAAAACACCAGACAATACAGTAGACGAAGCTGCTCAAGAGCAGTTTGTACACGAGGCAGAAGATGCAACGGTAGAGCCTGCTGAGGAAGTAAAAGATGAAAGAAGCGAACTAGAAATCGTTCAAGATCAACTTGCAGAGGAGAAGGATAAATTTTTACGCCTTTTTGCCGAATTTGAGAATTACAAAAGACGTACTACTAAGGAACGTATAGAGTTATATAAAACAGCTGGACAAGAAGTCATACAAGCGATGCTTCCAGTTGCAGATGATTTTGACCGTGCTCTTAATGAATTTAAAGGCGATAAAGACGACGTCCACGTAAAAGGAATGACGCTTATAAGCAATAAATTTAAGGAGACGCTTAAGTCTAAAGGACTTGAAGAAATGAGTGTGAGAGCTGGAGATGATTTTAATGCAGATCAACATGAGGCAATAACTCAAATACCAGCACCTAACAAGAAATTGAAAGGTAAAATTGTGGACGTAATAGAAAAAGGATACAAACTGGGAGACAAGATCATCCGGTTTCCTAAAGTAGTTACGGGACAATAA
- the dnaJ gene encoding molecular chaperone DnaJ, protein MKEDFYDILGISKGATAAEIKKAYRKKAVQYHPDKNPGDDTAEANFKKAAEAYEVLSDDNKRARYDQYGHQAFEGGGGGGFGGGGMNMDDIFSQFGDIFGGAFGGGGGGFSGFGGGGGQRRVKGSNLRIRVKLTIEEIANGVEKKIKVKRKKQAAGVSYKTCTTCNGAGQVTKIQNTILGRMQTSAPCTTCGGAGQMIDKRPDGADAQGLIVDEETVSIKIPAGVVDGMQLKVTGKGNEAPGNGIAGDLLVAIEEKDHEFLQREGDNLHLDLYVSISEAVLGTSKEIDTVTGKVRIKIEEGVQSGKILRLRGKGIPSINGYGKGDLLVHVNVWTPKTLNKEQKQFFEKMATDDNFTPNPETGDKSFFEKVKDMFS, encoded by the coding sequence ATGAAAGAAGATTTTTACGACATATTAGGTATTTCAAAAGGAGCCACAGCAGCCGAAATTAAAAAAGCATACCGAAAGAAAGCGGTGCAATATCACCCAGATAAAAACCCTGGTGATGATACTGCAGAAGCAAACTTTAAGAAAGCTGCAGAGGCATATGAGGTGCTTAGTGATGATAACAAGCGTGCTCGTTATGACCAATACGGTCATCAAGCCTTTGAAGGCGGAGGCGGTGGCGGCTTCGGTGGTGGTGGTATGAATATGGATGATATCTTCAGTCAGTTTGGAGATATTTTTGGCGGTGCTTTTGGCGGCGGCGGAGGTGGTTTTTCTGGATTTGGTGGTGGCGGTGGTCAGCGTCGAGTGAAAGGAAGTAACCTACGTATTCGTGTAAAACTCACTATTGAAGAAATTGCAAACGGCGTAGAGAAAAAAATCAAAGTTAAACGTAAGAAGCAAGCCGCTGGAGTATCATACAAAACATGTACTACTTGTAATGGCGCTGGACAAGTAACAAAAATCCAAAACACTATTTTAGGTCGCATGCAGACGAGTGCTCCTTGTACTACCTGTGGTGGAGCTGGACAAATGATTGATAAGCGTCCAGATGGTGCAGATGCGCAAGGTCTTATTGTAGATGAGGAAACTGTAAGTATCAAAATACCTGCAGGAGTGGTAGACGGGATGCAGCTTAAGGTTACTGGAAAAGGTAACGAAGCGCCAGGTAACGGTATTGCAGGAGATTTATTAGTAGCTATAGAAGAAAAAGATCACGAGTTCTTACAGAGAGAAGGTGATAACCTTCACTTAGATTTATATGTTAGCATTAGCGAAGCGGTGCTAGGTACATCAAAAGAGATTGATACCGTTACTGGTAAAGTACGTATCAAGATAGAAGAAGGTGTACAAAGTGGTAAGATACTACGCTTGCGTGGTAAAGGTATTCCATCTATAAATGGGTACGGTAAAGGTGATTTATTGGTACACGTAAATGTATGGACGCCTAAGACACTTAATAAAGAGCAAAAGCAGTTTTTTGAGAAGATGGCAACAGATGATAATTTTACGCCTAATCCAGAAACTGGAGACAAATCATTTTTTGAAAAAGTTAAAGATATGTTTTCATAA
- a CDS encoding ABC transporter ATP-binding protein gives MNSLLVADTVSKKFGDFTALNNVSIAVPEGSIFGLLGPNGAGKTTLIRIINQITMPDTGSVTLGGEPLQQHHIRDIGYMPEERGLYKSMKVGEQVLYLAQLKGLSKADAKKRAKHWFEKLEIGDWWDKKIQELSKGQAQKIQFVVTVMHQPKLLIFDEPFSGFDPINANLIKDEILQLRNEGATVIFSTHRMESVEELCDHIALINKSNKILDGEVNSIKRAYQNNTFDVGVQVVDETAFAKAEQELKAAFKVTPAHFKSLGNERKLRVEMGDKSTPNELLTTLKNHGQVTHFMEVIPSVNDIFIQTVSQNK, from the coding sequence ATGAATTCATTACTTGTTGCAGATACTGTCTCAAAGAAGTTTGGTGACTTTACCGCACTTAATAACGTCTCTATTGCTGTTCCAGAAGGAAGTATTTTTGGGCTACTAGGCCCTAATGGCGCAGGAAAGACTACACTCATTCGTATTATCAACCAGATTACTATGCCAGATACAGGTAGTGTAACGCTGGGAGGTGAGCCATTACAACAGCACCATATACGTGATATAGGCTATATGCCAGAAGAGCGTGGCTTATACAAATCTATGAAAGTTGGGGAGCAGGTACTTTACCTCGCTCAACTTAAAGGCTTGTCTAAAGCAGATGCAAAAAAACGAGCCAAACACTGGTTTGAAAAGCTAGAAATAGGAGACTGGTGGGATAAAAAAATTCAAGAACTTTCTAAAGGTCAGGCGCAGAAAATCCAATTTGTGGTGACCGTAATGCACCAGCCCAAGTTGCTTATTTTTGATGAACCCTTCAGTGGATTTGACCCTATAAATGCAAATCTTATTAAAGATGAGATTTTGCAATTACGTAATGAGGGTGCTACGGTTATCTTCAGTACGCACCGTATGGAATCTGTAGAGGAGCTTTGTGATCATATAGCACTTATCAATAAATCTAATAAAATTCTTGATGGCGAGGTAAACAGTATCAAGAGGGCATACCAAAACAATACATTTGATGTAGGAGTTCAAGTTGTAGATGAGACCGCTTTCGCGAAAGCAGAACAAGAACTCAAAGCTGCTTTTAAAGTAACTCCAGCACATTTTAAAAGTTTAGGTAATGAACGCAAACTTCGTGTAGAAATGGGCGATAAGTCTACACCAAACGAATTGCTTACAACCTTAAAAAATCATGGACAAGTCACCCATTTTATGGAAGTGATACCAAGTGTAAACGATATCTTCATTCAAACAGTTAGCCAAAACAAATGA